TTAGAACTTCTATGACTTTGAAAAGGAACAGCACGTCAAATTAGACAATAGAACTGATGCATCAGTTCAAATTCTTGCTCCAAAGTAAGAACAATTCCACATTAAACAAATCCATAAGGTGATGCAAGTCCTAAAACTATATAACTTGCTGACTAGTTCTTTGTTATGTTATGTCCAAAATGTATCATCTCAGAGGTGATGAATCTCAGAAAATACAGTGAACAGAATTTGTTAGCTATTCTATCCGTATACATGTAGGACTAGCATGATAAGATCCAGATTTTACTGGCAATGGATTGATAACAGCAGTGATTAAATAGAAATAAGCATCTACCACAGACGGACCTGAAAAGCAGAGCGGATAAGCTCGTCAACATAATCAACAGTGGCCcccttcacaaagtcaaacgaAATATTATCAACCACCAATTTAACTCCATCTTGCTCAAAGATCCTGGATCAACAAAGCCTCAAAATTTAGTATACTTCATTTGCCCTAAAATGGGTGGAAACAGCCACAAGTAAAATCttaagtaaaaaatgaaatccaATAACCTGTCATCATTATTGGTCTTATCGTCAAGTGAAAAGTTATACTGAAACCCAGAGCAACCGCCAGCTTCTATACTCAAGCGCAACAGCTTCATACTGGACTCTTCAGCTTGCAACTCTTTCATTCTCTACATGTCATCCCATATACATATAATAAGCTAATTACAGACAAACCCTAATTCTGTTTTTTCAATAGATGTTTCAAGGATGGAAGAAAAAAATTACCCTAACACAGTTGTTGGTCAAACGAACTGTGTTGGTCGAGGGAGATGGAGATTCTGAGGAAGAAAGCACAGATTCTCGGAGGGCGCAGGAGGAACTGAGAAGCCTGGAATTCCGGCGGATTTGGGCAGAAAAGTAGGGCACAAGGCGATGGATTAGCGAACCTGACGAAGTCATCATGCTTGCTTCAGTGCCGGCTGATTGGGCCTATCTGAAAAatcagataaaatgataatctattatctttaaaattttatttaatttgtttgcaTGAAGAGAAAAACAACTTGTGTTAGGATTTAGGAATATTTGTGTTTCTGCGCTCTGCAGTTTTCATGTGTGCATGGGTTTGGGTATTATAGTAGGAACAAATATACTAATCAAAATGTTTACTCCGATTTTTCTTGAACAGTTAAGAGAACACAAGCACTTCGAAAAAAAAAGACAACTCTCAGATACTATGATTAGGAGTTTTAGACATCCTATTCtattttggattgatttgtCAGTCCAGAAGGCCAAACACTCATGGGCAAATGAGTCTCCTACCCCAACAACCCCAACCCCAGAAAAGCATACAGAAATAGAATAAATTTCAAAACACGAAATTAATGGAAACATATGGGAACAGAAATCGAAAGCAGAATtacaaaattataaacaaaattgATTGTTAACTGAACAAACACCAATTACAGCCAACAGAACAAGGCATATCATTTGCAAAAGAATTTTGCATAAACAGGAAACCTATGGCTATGGATGAGCTGATTGAGATACAAAACAATCTGTTGGAGAATTCTTAGCTTACCTGATTAATTGCAAACGGAGGAGTCGGCTGATTGGCCTAAGCGACTGGGCAGGAGCCACGGCGAGTCTGTGATTACTGCTCGAAGGGGGGTAACGAGGGTGAGGTTGGGGCGACGGCTAACAAGCTTGTTGTCTGGTGGAATTCGGTTTAACCGTATAGAAATCGTAGAAATTGATTTCTCTCTACAACTTTACCGTACCTATCTTCAGCTTCTATCGTGCAAATAACAGCTACCTGCAAGTTAATACCCAAAGTTAGATATGAACAAAACATTGGCCCTTTCAATGAAAGGGTAAATAAATAGAGGGAGAAAGATCAGACATACCGCAGCCGATTACGGCATCCAACCCATCGGTTTTCTCTGTTTTGTGGCGAAATACTGATACGATCTTCCAGAAAATGGATTGAAAATGGAGTTTGAACGATTCGGCTCAGAGAATGAATGGAATAAATAAATGGAGGGTCGATAACATAGAATTGTATCTGTGGTTTGGGAAGAAGTCGACATAATAAATtaagaataaagataaattaatataaacaaaaGAAGTCGACATAATAAATtaagaataaagataaattaatataaacaaaatacccttaaattttaaagataaattaatataaacaaaatacccTTAAATTTTAAACCGGTTTTCTTATCAACCATTATTTCTTTAGGCTActtttggtagctatgttacagTTAGATAAGAAGAGtaatatgagtttatttgtgcatttggtaTCAATGTTACTTATTTGAATAGCCCGTGTTTTATATCCAGCCCGCACAAAGCCCACTGAAAAATCTATGTTTCAACCATATATGTAACCCCCAATTTTGCTATGTTACGTATCAGGATACCTAGTTAATTTTAGTAAAATACATTTTTACCCATCAATTTTTCTATCcttaaacaaaatataaatgtgCCTCTATATTTTTCCTCTTCTCAAAATCGCTATTGTCTCTCTCCTTTCATTTTCTCAATCTGCCTCCCTCCGGACGACGAAATTCGACGATTCCGTTTATGTATCTTTTCCAGCGACTATTTTTGAATCAAAGGTTAAAATTTTTGCAATTATTCTTCAAGATTTATCTGAGCATGAGTAAAAATCTAAACTTTGGAATTAGGGGAGAAATAGATCGATGCCGAAATAGAGAGAGACGGACTGCCGACGCGTGCGGCAAAGCGACGGGACCGCAGTGTGACGGAGACGACGGCCAAAGGCGATGGGTTCTGAGCGAGATGGTAGGCAGCGCGAACCGAGGTGTTACGGCGATGGATTCCAGCAACGGCGCAGATCgccggaaaaaaaaaaagagggataTTGGGATAGGGAGACGAGGGAGAAGGGAGAGGAAAGGCGGCGTGGTGGCGCCATGGAGAATCGCCGGTCCGTGAAGAGGAGATTGAGGAAGATGGTGATTTTGGGATATTTGGAAATTGGAGAAGTACAATAGAGAGAGATTGAGGAAGATGGTGATTTTAGTATATTGGAAATTTGGAGAAGTATAGTAGAGAGAGTTGAGGAAGATGGAGATTGTGGAATATTGGGAATTTGGTTAAGTatagtagagagagagagagagagcgccgTAGAAGAGAGATGGAGAAGCAATTACTCTTCAAGAGTACTTTAATTATTAACTTAAATTAGTTTGGTTAATTTTGACcattataattttatcattttttataactTATGTACcaaacacttaaataaaataactcATAGTTATCTTAAGCTATCAAACACCCAATCAAGATAACTAAACTAATTGAAACTATGATAACTATCTTAAATTTTATCATGTCTAGTCGAAACAtgacatagctaccaaacgtAGCCTTACTATATTACCCCTTCTTTTATATTTGTAAAGTCAAATCACTCTCAAATTACATTAATTGTGGAGTATATCAGGGCAGGTAATTCGGTCATCAGTTAGTCGATTAACCAATGACTGAACCGAATATCACACTTCTCGGTTACAAAATTAAGGAGTCTACTCAGTTATCGGTTCGGTTCCAATTGGTTCTAATCGATTGGAACCGATTGGAACCGAATTACTCATTTAAAGTTATGCAGATGGATAAGAGGGATGTTGTTTCTTGGAATTCCATGATTTCAAGCTATACAGTTCACCGGCTCGGATCAAAGGCGCTTGCGACCTTTCAGGAGATGGTGAAACGAGGTGTATCGCCTACTCCAGTAATGTTAATCAGTGTGTTGGGAGCTTGCAGTCATTCAGGACTCGTTGATGAGGGAAAATCGTTGTTTCATTCGATGAGGAGAGAGCATGGGATTCACCCTAGCGTGGAGCATTACGCTTGCATTGTGGATCTTCTTGGCAGAGCTAATAGACTAAAGGAAGCGGCTCGGATCATAGCCGATATGCGAGATGAGCCAGGGGCAATGGTGTGGGGCGCTCTCCTCGGATCGTGCATGATTCATTGCAACGTGGAGCTTGCAGAGAGGGCGAGCATGATGTTGTTTGAGCTCGAGCCCACGAATGCAGGGAACTACGTGCTTCTTGCTGATATATAAGCGGAGGCGAAGATGTGGGATGAGGTGAAGAGAGTGAAGAAGGTGTTGGAAGAGAAGGGGCTGCAGAAGGAACCGGGGATGCTGCTGGATTGAAGCGAAGAAAAGGGTGTACTCGATTAAGTCTGTG
This genomic interval from Salvia splendens isolate huo1 chromosome 13, SspV2, whole genome shotgun sequence contains the following:
- the LOC121761594 gene encoding iron-sulfur assembly protein IscA-like 2, mitochondrial, whose amino-acid sequence is MMTSSGSLIHRLVPYFSAQIRRNSRLLSSSCALRESVLSSSESPSPSTNTVRLTNNCVRRMKELQAEESSMKLLRLSIEAGGCSGFQYNFSLDDKTNNDDRIFEQDGVKLVVDNISFDFVKGATVDYVDELIRSAFQVSTNPSAVGGCSCKSSFMVK